Below is a window of Gossypium hirsutum isolate 1008001.06 chromosome A12, Gossypium_hirsutum_v2.1, whole genome shotgun sequence DNA.
GTTAATCAAAGTTATTATATATGTTTGGGGAAGGATTTTATGTTGGATTCTATTAACCGTCCGATTAAGAAAGATCGTTGATATCAAGAATCacaaataaattattcaattctTATCAACTCAATCAATCATCATGTGATTGCAAACATCAAGATCAGTTTTCTTTATAACTAGTAATTGTAGTCTATAACCACAAAATTCTAACCCAAGTCAAAGTATTCTCTTGAAAATGAGGCTATATACAagtaaaaaactttaaaatctttCAATCAAGTTCTTAACAAAGGGACCAGGTAGCAATATAGGTGAAGCCCTGAATTCAATTTGGgggtaaatttaaattttagaattttaagagataaaaagtaaaaaaatatatatttaaaataaaattaaattaattttttataaatagaaGGGACTAAAATGGTTATTATACCACTTAGTTAGGGGCAAAGACTGACTCAAAATCTCATTAGACATATACTTGGATTAAGCTGAGTCTGGTTGATTTTTTCTTTATATctttttcaaacttgtttttagttcaacataaaaactcaaaatattattttcaactcaaatttcTATTATCTAAACTCAGATCTAAACAGATAATTCCatccttaaataaataaaaaatcctaAATCACAACATATGTTAATGACATACATAAATCTAATATCCCAATTATGGCCATCTTTCCATTTATGCATAAAAAATCATAACTCCCCCAAGTTAGTTCTATGTTACAATTTAGCCTCATTAATGTAAACCAAAgaatccaatttttttttcttttattcttgaaGTGAAATAACATGTCAGAAAGACCCAAGTGATGAATGTGGATTGATGTTCAATGGCTACCAATAAAAACCAATCCTATTAGAACATTTAATATTGACCCTAAATTAATAATCaacatttatgaaaaatatatataaaaaaaaagttaaacattATTCTCATTCAATATCATTATAATCagaatcatataacatgaatcaTAGTTGTTGTTTCGAATGATGCCAAATATGTAGGATTTTAATTTTCATGACATGaatatataatgtaattttaaaaattaaatatatataaatatatttgtatcccACATTGATTTAATATATGCAGGGAAGCATCTCTCATCATCTTCTTGTATggtgaaattgaaaagaaatccaTGAGAGATGACAAGAGTAAAAAAGGCATATATTTAATGGAGGTTTTTATGCCCTTCATGgtgatatcatcttcttcctcttgaTGGGTTGTTTTCCATTTTCGATTCTTGGTTGCTTCTCGTATTTgtcattgaaaaatataatatatataaacggAATTAAGAGACTGAAAAATatctttaattgatatttaaatatatatttttataaatgaaaaaaattctgcgacgaatttatcaaataaaaattctatATATATACCTTATATGGGGTTTCTGATGCTCTGTTGTGCTGTACATTGTTCTGGTGCTTGAAAGTTCTTACAATCAGAACCAGGTTTGATTTGATACTATTGAATCAATtgaagatatttttttatttatatataattatttaagaatATTAATTGGTTAAATTATGGTATTAATCCTTATATTGTGTTGTTgtgaatttaatctttattttttaatttaaaatttttgaattccttttctttttaagttttgaaataaaatttacaaCCAAACGATAgcttttaaattcattaaattttatagttttcaAAATCTTATATGATGAAACAATAACTCAACATTCTAACTTGGTCCAACTACGTCTTTTATATACTTATTAAGGTTCAGTTacaaacatttattttttatacaaagctTACATTTACTCGTAACTCTTTTCCAACCCTTAAATCGAAAGAAAAAGCACTTTAGGGTGTTCTCCTCATGACTGCAATAACAACAATGCCAACTCAACTCAAATTTAAAcaacaaaatatattaaatgttattttcaagtattttctaataattaaaagTGAATAATATCGTATAACATCATGTGACATTTAAATCAAggatataaatttattttaaatttattgtatgtatataattttttatttaattatttttattattcacacATTAAATCTTAAAAGATAATGTGCGCTTAAACGTTCTCAAATTTAcatcattttaattataataataataataataatataaatgagtCAAAGCTGAATCAGCTTCTACTTTTAAGTTCTTAAATTTAGCAACATGTAACAATGTTATTGGGGTTAGGTGTAGAAATTAAGATAAGATATGATATGTTgtcaaaagaatgaaataaataaaaactgaaTTATTGCTGATCCAAAGATTGTTGAGTGTATCCAAATGAGATTTTAATGCTTTTCCAGCGAGgcaaataaaatcattttttattttaatttttagtaaataataatattttattatcattcaataacaTTTCTATTTGATGTATTGGTTGTGTATAAATTTATGTAACATCAAAAATTTATATTAAGATATGGGGTGAAAGTAGAAATTTTATAGTGGACtcaaattgaattgtaaaattgttaaagtggtgAAACAGAGATTTTACCAATTTGTTAATTGGATCATTACAATTTTGAAGGCGTAATATTACCAAATAAAGGAGGCCAAGCTTACTGTCTATCATTGATGTTGATACCTAATAAATTGTTGATATGTAGATGAGGTGCGcttgggtcgggtcgggtcgggttggGTCGGGCTGAGGTCAACTAAAAAGTCAGGTATGTTTACTAGTCCTGGTTTGACCTAAAAAtagatctaaaattttacccaagcttGACTCAGCctgctcatattattttttatattattttttatataattttaaaatatatataacacattaaaagcactaaaaatatcaaaataattttttcccaacaaattggaaataaattttaaaaaatatgtatacctaaataacactaagatagatacaacttaacaagtaaatgcctctaaaataataacaaaattaacaataaaataggttttatacaatatctaaacaataacaacagaatagtaacaatataatagtaaaattgtagcaaaataaggagaaaacaaaaagaaaataatattaaaaaataaaaaagcagatttttttgtccttttgtgAATTCCGGCCAGGCTGGGCCAAAAACGCCTTAACCTAGGtctggcccattttttaaacggacctttttttgtccaagctcatttttcaagcctatatttttgcccaaaccctcttaCATTTAGGACGGGCCTTTGGGCTGGGCCGGGTGGCCCAACCCATGAACAGATCTACCCTCCATGAGGAATAATTCACGAGCAAGCCTTTATACGAGACAATCCACAGACAACTCTCCACAGACCTTGTTTGAGTCGGCTTTGAGGCAATTCACTCCACACCATTTGTTGGGACCACCAAGGCATAACCACCCCATATGACCCTAAGAATGAGAATATTAGAGTAAGACCACATAGTATGCTTGATGGTAACAACTAACTTACATTGACATTGTCACCTAGCCAACCCACAAGACCACGTAGAATACTATACTGTCAACTATGCAACACTATAGGACAATGGGTGGCCCCCTATAAGACTAAGGATGGGTTTTCTCCCTAGCAGCCTTACACAACAACCTTAGAGCATCCTCCTCCTCCTCTATTCTCCTTACACCGGCTCTTTGCTTATCACATGCGAATCGACACTCTCATTCACCATCTTCTCCTCACTATTGATAACTCATATCAACTATAACTTTTAACGTTAGTATTTTTTTTTAGCAAGAACATGTGACGTCTTATGATTTGTTTTGGCTAGCTAGCCAACCACAAGCCTCGAGGGAGTATAGAACATCTAATCATCTTGGCAAACCATAAGTTTAGTGGTTTTGGCTACAAGTTTGTgccaaaattctatttttatacgATGATGAAAAGACgagaattaaaattttctaaattggactaatgataaaatcaatcaaattttcgaTTCGTAAATTTCATTGATGTGAATAAttcgattaaataaatttaaagaacttataaaaaagttatttaaaaactaatttttatcCTAATTTAATTCGTATTATTCCAAttcagaattaaattaatttaaaacctttcTCCAAATAAGTATCGGCTGATTACATTTCAACTTTAAAAAGAACTTAATCACATCTCTTGATGGTGCCATCCATTTAGTAGGATTTTTAGATACTCTTGTGGTTTCGTTAATAAtgcaaatttataatttaataattataattggttctcttttcttatatttaattatgtttttgctaaaaatagcaataCTATATTAGGGTAGGCAAGTGTTGTTGCTAAGGCATTAAACTAACGACAAATTAATCAAGTGCTCTTTGTTGCCACTTTGTCTCTGGCTaggaaagtgtaaatatttatatcaaattatcaACCTCATTTCAATTTTCAACCAAACCACCTCTTAAAGAactataaatatcataattttagGTACAACCACgaaaataattgtaataaaaaaatatttaagggtaaattatatcaaaagtcattagactattaataaatttacattttaattatatgattttaaaaagttacaaaatagtcattgaactattcgaatgcttttatttaagtcatttgattgttaagtttttttcttttttaaagttcGGCTAGTAAACTTCAAGTGATGATTCAACGATCAATACAGTGAGTCAATGCCCATCAACAAGTAAAAAATATACTTAACAGTTAGTGACGgagatcaaaaaagaaaattgtCTAAATTTTGATTCGTAGATTCTTAACGTTTAAAGctgtttcataaaaataaaaaataaaaataaaaaaacctctAAAAGAGGAAGAAAGGAGAGCTTTCAATTAGTGTGCTGGTGGTGTGACTAAAGAAGGCCATATAGTAGAGAtgaacttactaataatttaataatattgtgTATCATTTTACCAATATTTAATTGTTTACAAAAAGAATATTAATCATTACTCTCTTTTTAAAACAACACGTTGATGGTGCAAATGATGCTTTGCATCGTATTAGTTGAGTTTTAGGAAGAATATATATTCTAACCTTGGTGTTAATTATATACTAATTTTGACTAATGACATATTAGCATTATCTTTGGTGAAAGCGATGAACTAGTCACCATACTTTTACTATATAATTATTTAAGCTTGATTATATTGGGCACCATACTTTTGGACTATATGGTTTCGTGAATACAAActactttattatattatatatatacatatatcatgagggtgaaaaaataaatattacaatgtGATGTATAATTGATGATTTACAATCTTTTTGAGTATTTGAAACTTATATTACAGGTATGGGAATTTTATGTTCTTGTAGTTAAAATGACTATTAGTATACGGAAACGACTGTCGCGAGCCGATATAAGATGATGCCGTGGATGTTGATACGATTCAGACGACGTATCGGCGGAGATAATCAACTCGGGCTGGATGCTTGAGCTTCATAAGTGCCTTTACTTCGTGCTTTCGGACCATTTCTCTCGAAATGTTTAAGTTCCCAGAAATTTCTCCTAATGTTCTATCACCTTTACCGTCGAGTCCGTATCTCTGCCTGATTACCAGGCTCTCTTTTGGCTTCAGAGAATCGAGCTGAAAAAATACAGCAAAAATGAACAAAACATGGTCCAAGTAAGCATATGGGGTTTTTCCGATAACAATTACCGGTGAGTGTAGATCAAAAGGGGATGGAGGCTTACCACATCATCAAGTGCAAGCCTGAGAAGAGCAGGTTGCCTTCGGTGATCGCCTCCAACACCATCGACATCGGTGATTCCACTAATGAACTCTTCTTGTGTGACGGAATGCCTCAAATGAAGAGATACAACGGGTTTCGAGGCCCTCATTACTTCTTGGTACCTCTCGGGGGAAATCCCAACTCTTTTGATTACTTCATCGTCTGTCGGTTCTCTATGAAGTTCAAACAATAATTCCAGTTTGGCTCTTTGGATTTCTACTCTAACCTGCATCACAATAAACAGTTCAAAAATAATTCATATTTCTACTAAAAGAAGCAGCCAGGGCTTCTACTGCTCAGCTTATCGGTCCAAAATCTCGAGCCAACAATTAGCAGCAAAAGGCAGCGGTCGAAATGTCACTAAAATAAATGAACAAACAGAATATGCACATTGGTCTACCCAACACTATTTCAATGTATGATTTTATTTCGGCCTCGGGCATTTCGAGCATGATCATATCATCTGCTTGCAGTTAGATTCCAATATTGCTCGTTGTTTCAAGCAAATCATATATAGCATACGCTTAAGTGAGAAGAGAGCTTACTGATTCAAGTCCAAATGAGACACGCGTGAAGCTTGATAGGGTCATGGAACGTATAATTGCATGCCTAATCCAAAAAAGGCCGTATGTAGAAAGACGGAATCTCCTTCTTGGTTCAAAGCGGTCGATggctgtgataagtcctttaacTCCAGCCTGACAAAGGTCTTGAAATCTTGGACCATTTGCAAAATCTTGAAAATATTTGTTTATCACAAACAAAACGAGCCGGAGGTTGTGCTGCGTGAAATAAAGCAATACCTCTCAGTAGTTATCATTGAAAGCCAATGCCAAAATGCTCACAATAAGCTTTAGCCACAAACTAGGCAAACACTGCTAAAATGGATATATGATATCAAAACATGGCTCTTCTTTAGAAAAGTTCTATTTGCCTGTGCAGTGTGGGTGATGGGTGAGGTTTGATGTTAGAACAACAAGAAAGAAACCCTCATAAGTGCTTATGTCAAGATATTTAAAAGGGAACCTCAATGACTGCTGCAAATTTATcaaaacttggtcaaattactttCCCACATGTAATATTGGATCACGGAAAATTTGGCCGAGGAATGGTATGCTAGTGGTACATCAACACCAATAGCATATATGAAAGGCTAGTATATGCTCTACTAAACCACCTTGAAAGTTTAAACCGTACGTACTATCACggttccttttcttttaattcgAAGCATCTCTAAGCAATACTGGTGGTTGAAGAGGAATTACCTTAATGAGCTTATTTCTAGCAGCTCGACCAACCTCTAACTGTCTTCTCACTTGAGCTGCACTCGAATTTGTTGCCTCAGCTAATTCATCTTCAGTAGGATCTCTACCCAGATCCTTTTGCAAGTTCTCTTTTGCCTCAAGCAGTGCCTGCAGTTTCAGCAAAATATGTTAGAGGCAAGCACTACCAATGCTTCAAAAAAACTAAGAAACATGGAAAACTGAAGGCTAGCAGCAGTCTCCTTTTATTGAAAAGGTGCAAACCTTCATTGGCTGCATTAGCTTAAACAACCAAGTATGTTCGGTGGACGGCAGAACCGGaggtatcttcattttcttccagTCCAGGCTGACCAAATCGGTTGAAGCCGAATAGTCCCGGACAAGCCTATCGATCTTCTCACTTTCATTCGAGATACCCTTTTTACTCTGGCCAGAAACAACCGACTTTTCTTCTCTATTCTTTTTCAGTTCAATCCTTTTATCAAGGCCCAATCTTCTGTTCTTCTTAGTCTGGCTCCGAACCACGATCTTATCATCACCGTTATCCGCTTTCCCATCACTTTCTGTAGATCTCTTCCCCCTCAGATGGCGTCCTTTTGTCTCACCTTCACTCCCTTTTTCATCAAATGTTTGAGTCGAAGGGCTAAGCTTATAAATGTTTTCGAGTTTGGCAGCGGCTTCGTTGTAATCTACGTCCACGGTGTACGGAGAACCTTCATCAGTAAAGTCACGGTTTACAGTCTTGGAAGCCTTTTTCGCTTTCCCGCGTCTCTTCGGGTGCTCCTTAGCCGTTTCCACCGGCAAAAGATTATGGTCTCGAAGCGTAACTAGAGCCGTATTATTAAATTTGTCTGCTTTAAATGCCATAATACAAGGTCTTCTAAATGTACATCTTTGAGTAGAAAACTTTGTGCCTAATCCTACTGGAGTTCGGGCAGCTGAACTAGAAACACTGACAACTCCCATCTCAAATTGTCTTTTTGCAAAATTTAAGCAAAAAACTGCAACCAAACAAACATGTGCATCAGCAACAGTACAAGAAACATGCAACAGATTCATCaatattacataattaaaacTAGTTCTTTTAACACAAAAACACTAATATTTATGCTCTGCATCTATATCTAGAGTTGATCAAACAAAATTTCAAACACCAAGCTTTGTGCGTTTATATAaattaatcatcaaaattttcTACAACCTACTTCAAATCAACATTAAACAAAGTCATGAACAGATCAAAATTACATATCGTAACAAAGGCATGTCTTGTCTCTGTTACATTCATCCATAATCAATTCAGAAACGTTAACCAGTTCCATGCAAAGAGAAAACATACCTGGTTGAACAAAGCAAAAGCGAGTTGCTGAGTCGACTCGGATCGCGGGATTTGAGGAACTCGCGCTTTTTTTTCCTGGCTACAACGAATCCTAAAATGATGAAAGATTTTTCGAAATATAAAAGAATCATTTAAATTGAAAGACGTAAATTATGGTGTCCACAAATTATATCAATGGGGAAAATCAACGGCCGAATGGAGGCAGTTTCCGAATCCAACGGTGGAGGGACTGACAAGTAAGATTCAAAGAGAAAGGAATAAGAAGGGTGTGATGACGTGGCTACTGGGAAAGCAGAAAACTGGACAAAAGGCGTGGCGAAAAAAGAGTGGAAGAGTAGATATTTTAGGGGATTTAACGGATGACCTTTGTACACGTGGTTTGATTTTATTGGAAAAGAATTTCGTTTTCAGTCTGCGGGACCTAATACGTGTGGTGGCCTGGGACTCTGGGGGCGTATTCTTACGTTGCATGACTCGTAgccataacttttttttttaagcaaaaaagcccttatttttaaatattaaataagtaatttCAAATATTCATCACGTATTAAATATAGTaatatttaaggaaaaaaatattcACAGAGTAACTCTTAGTTTATTtggtattagtattattattaagaCAAGAATGTGAATTTAAATATATTGAAGTGTAATTATCCTATTATTTAAGAGTTAGAAATAGATTATGAGTAATTTTAAGTATTgtaaaaattctatttatttctaAGTTTAAAAATGTTAGTTTGGTTTTTTATCTAATGTAGAAAAAttaatttgtcttttttttttgagaaatggGTTAATTTACTTTTTGGTATAACATgagattaatttatctattttttaaataaatgaactaaaatatAATCAAACTCCTTGTGTAAAATCCCTCGTGTACTtttactaattaaaataattataagttgtGAATAAAGATGAAAAGCATTGTTTGATAacacattaaaattaaattaactggaaatttatttaatttttttaaatttattcaataatccataataaaaaataaatgataatatttttttataaaaaacatgAAAATGATAAGTATATAATGAGCTATTTTTCAACTAATGTTGacttttttctaatttattttaatattatattatcttttaaatatttatattttattttagcaatatattaatttttaaaaactttatgattaaattttgagtttgttATTATGttcaaaaaattttgattttgtttaaaataatgtaaaataaaatttaaaatgaaataaaataaccataattttaattttaattttaatttattatacaaTCTAATTGTATTCTAtacttaattttaagtaatacatCAAATAAATCTAATACTTAACTCTGAATTAATCAAACACCACTTAAAAAAGAGTTGTGATTAAGTTATGTATTGACATCTCAAATGTCAGTATTCAAATAgtgttaatatttaatttgtatattaaGTCTTTTTATTGTAAGGTTTGGATTAATTTAGTCTTTCTATAATAAAATAGaccaatttaatctatttttattaaaaataattaaataatatcacaTTGTAATAGAGTTaaatttattgcttaaaaatgacataaaaaatattattttttagatttacaataccataaaaactttcaaaatatgaACTCTACTAAGAAGtaaatgtcaattttttttaaattgtaaatcTTAATTCTgtcgaaatttattttatttaatttttttaataataaagaaattaaagtgatccatttaatgataaaaatattaatttaattttatctttataataGAGGGatgtatcaaatatttttattgttattatatacttatatatatatatatagatagatttttctttctttttccttgtgcATCCGAGTTAATGAATTTTGGATTCATAGTCTAAGCTCTAGTCAAGTCCACATTTCTAGAAGAGCTTAGACATCATGTGTTACTGCTTTTCAGATTTAATTGATtcgattaaaatttaaaatagatttaattaattaattttatgttttaataatttaGATCTTAATCCATTTAattatactaatttaaaattataagatTTACAAATTAAATCAATTGAGTTTAAagttttgattaaaaattatatatttattacatatttaaaaattaatatgtatatatatatatgcatgctaTTGAGAAAAAAGAGAGCATAATCATAGTAGGAgttaaatcatgaaatttaatAATCAATACTTACTTTAATAATTATGGTCCacttaattaaatcaattttatcgAAATTCATCGGTTTATGAattaatttgtgaattaaattgaattctttaattaaataaaatttacaaatttacaaataaaatattaaaaaagt
It encodes the following:
- the LOC107929486 gene encoding RNA polymerase sigma factor sigE, chloroplastic/mitochondrial: MGVVSVSSSAARTPVGLGTKFSTQRCTFRRPCIMAFKADKFNNTALVTLRDHNLLPVETAKEHPKRRGKAKKASKTVNRDFTDEGSPYTVDVDYNEAAAKLENIYKLSPSTQTFDEKGSEGETKGRHLRGKRSTESDGKADNGDDKIVVRSQTKKNRRLGLDKRIELKKNREEKSVVSGQSKKGISNESEKIDRLVRDYSASTDLVSLDWKKMKIPPVLPSTEHTWLFKLMQPMKALLEAKENLQKDLGRDPTEDELAEATNSSAAQVRRQLEVGRAARNKLIKHNLRLVLFVINKYFQDFANGPRFQDLCQAGVKGLITAIDRFEPRRRFRLSTYGLFWIRHAIIRSMTLSSFTRVSFGLESVRVEIQRAKLELLFELHREPTDDEVIKRVGISPERYQEVMRASKPVVSLHLRHSVTQEEFISGITDVDGVGGDHRRQPALLRLALDDVLDSLKPKESLVIRQRYGLDGKGDRTLGEISGNLNISREMVRKHEVKALMKLKHPARVDYLRRYVV